A single region of the Brassica rapa cultivar Chiifu-401-42 chromosome A03, CAAS_Brap_v3.01, whole genome shotgun sequence genome encodes:
- the LOC103858212 gene encoding jasmonoyl--L-amino acid synthetase JAR1, translating to MLEKKVETFNMNRVIDEFEEMTRNADQVQKQTLKEILHKNQSAIYLQNFGINGNTTDPEAFKALVPLVTDLDLEPYIKRMVDGDTSPILTALPVPAISLSSGTSQGRPKFIPFTDELMENTLQLFRTAFAFRNRDFPIDDNGRALQFIFSSKQYISKGGVPVGTATTNVYRNPNFKAGMKSIQSLCCSPDEVIFSPDVHQALYCHLLSGILFRDQVQYVFASFAHGLVHAFRTFEQLWEEIVTDIEDGVLSSRITVPAVRTAMTKLLRGPNPELAETIRTKCMSLSNWYGLIPALFPNAKYVYGIMTGSMEPYVKKLRHYAGELPLVSHDYGSSEGWIAANVRPRLSPEEATFAVVPNLGYFEFLPVSETGETEQEPPVGLTEVKIGQEYEVVITNYAGLYRYRLGDVVKIVGFYNKTPQLKFICRRNLILSINIDKNTERDLQMSVESAAKRLAEEKIEVIDFSSHVDVTTEPGHYVIYWEISGETEDDVLQDCCNCLDKGFIDAGYMSSRKCKTIGALELRVVERGTFRKVQEHFLGLGSSAGQFKMPRCVKPSNVKVLQILCDNVVSRFFSTAFE from the exons ATGTTGGAGAAAAAGGTTGAGACTTTCAACATGAACAGAGTCATCGACGAGTTCGAGGAAATGACAAGAAATGCTGACCAAGTCCAGAAACAAACCCTCAAAGAGATTCTACACAAGAACCAATCCGCCATCTACTTACAAAACTTTGGTATCAATGGAAACACAACTGACCCAGAAGCTTTCAAAGCATTGGTTCCATTAGTCACTGATCTTGATTTAGAGCCTTACATCAAAAGAATGGTGGACGGTGACACTTCTCCTATTCTCACAGCCCTTCCCGTTCCAGCCATCTCCTTAAG CTCTGGAACTAGTCAAGGCCGTCCTAAGTTTATTCCTTTCACCGATGAGTTAATGGAGAACACATTACAACTCTTTCGCACTGCTTTTGCCTTCAGAAACAG AGACTTCCCAATTGATGACAACGGGAGAGCTTTGCAGTTTATCTTCAGCAGCAAGCAATACATATCAAAAGGAGGTGTCCCTGTCGGAACAGCAACCACAAACGTTTACCGTAACCCTAACTTCAAAGCAGGGATGAAGTCTATACAATCACTTTGTTGTAGTCCCGACGAAGTTATCTTCAGTCCAGATGTCCATCAAGCCTTGTATTGCCATCTCTTATCCGGAATCCTCTTCAGAGACCAAGTGCAATACGTCTTCGCCTCCTTCGCTCACGGTCTTGTCCACGCGTTTAGAACCTTTGAACAGCTTTGGGAAGAGATCGTTACCGATATAGAAGACGGCGTCTTGAGCAGCCGTATCACCGTCCCAGCGGTACGTACCGCAATGACCAAGCTCCTCAGGGGTCCTAACCCTGAGCTAGCGGAGACTATACGAACCAAGTGTATGAGTTTGAGCAACTGGTACGGGTTGATCCCCGCGCTGTTCCCGAACGCGAAGTATGTTTATGGGATCATGACTGGCTCCATGGAGCCGTATGTGAAGAAGCTGAGACATTACGCTGGTGAGCTACCTCTTGTGAGTCATGACTACGGTAGCTCCGAAGGATGGATTGCTGCTAACGTTAGGCCGAGACTGTCTCCTGAGGAAGCTACTTTTGCTGTGGTTCCGAATCTTGGTTACTTCGAGTTTCTCCCTGTGTCGGAAACAGGGGAAACAGAGCAGGAACCACCGGTTGGTTTAACTGAAGTCAAGATAGGACAAGAGTACGAGGTTGTAATAACTAACTACGCAGGGCTGTATCGATACCGGCTTGGTGACGTTGTAAAGATCGTTGGTTTCTACAACAAGACTCCTCAGCTCAAGTTCATATGCAGGAGAAACTTGATTCTCTCCATCAACATCGACAAGAACACTGAAAGAGACCTTCAGATGTCTGTTGAATCGGCAGCAAAGAGGCTAGCAGAAGAAAAAATTGAAGTCATTGACTTCTCAAGCCATGTTGATGTAACGACAGAGCCAGGACATTACGTTATATACTGGGAGATTTCAGGCGAAACAGAGGATGATGTTCTTCAAGATTGTTGCAACTGTTTAGACAAAGGGTTTATTGATGCTGGTTATATGAGTTCGAGGAAGTGCAAGACTATTGGAGCTTTGGAGCTGAGAGTTGTCGAGAGGGGAACTTTCAGGAAGGTTCAAGAACATTTTCTTGGGCTTGGTTCATCGGCTGGACAGTTTAAGATGCCGAGATGTGTGAAGCCAAGTAATGTTAAGGTTCTGCAGATTCTGTGTGACAATGTGGTGAGTAGGTTCTTTAGCACAGCTTTTGAATGA
- the LOC103858216 gene encoding transcription factor CPC isoform X2, whose translation MDRRRRRQSKAKASCSEEVSSIEWEAVKMTEEEEDLISRMYKLVGDRWELIAGRIPGRTPEEIERYWLMKHGVVFANRPRDFVRR comes from the exons ATGGATAGACGACGTCGTAGACAGAGCAAGGCCAAAGCGTCGTGTTCCGAAG AAGTGAGTAGCATAGAATGGGAAGCTGTGAAGATgacggaggaagaagaagatctcaTTTCTCGGATGTATAAACTCGTCGGAGACAG GTGGGAATTGATAGCCGGAAGGATTCCAGGACGGACGCCGGAGGAGATAGAAAGATATTGGCTTATGAAACACGGTGTCGTTTTTGCCAACCGACCAAGAGATTTTGTTAGGAGATGA
- the LOC103858220 gene encoding uncharacterized protein LOC103858220 gives MAADGIFRCIFEGCISGLDSGIERRPYHKNCDCALHDGAGKRQNQQRKSCRRHGSSKSISFPIRRSWSEGNVLAMNFPSSSSSSNLQSLSSSSSLTTLASLADLPVDTAAALEDPSRFHHQLGWTIAEGEDV, from the coding sequence ATGGCCGCGGACGGAATATTCCGCTGCATCTTCGAAGGCTGTATCTCAGGTCTTGATTCCGGCATCGAGAGGCGTCCTTACCACAAAAACTGCGATTGCGCGCTTCACGACGGAGCTGGGAAAAGGCAAAATCAGCAGCGGAAGTCTTGCCGACGCCACGGAAGCTCGAAGAGCATCTCGTTCCCGATCCGGCGGTCATGGAGCGAAGGCAACGTACTGGCGATGAATTtcccatcttcatcatcatcttcgaATCTCCAGTCtctttcttcgtcttcttctctgACAACTTTGGCATCGCTGGCGGATTTGCCGGTGGATACTGCTGCTGCGTTGGAGGATCCGAGCAGATTTCATCATCAGTTGGGATGGACGATTGCCGAAGGTGAAGATGTTTGA
- the LOC103858217 gene encoding mitochondrial inner membrane protein OXA1-like has protein sequence MACLRGISRRVNLLQRRVYPTCGHLISDDRDETKPSSDTMIRKVFAFNGGNKLTSMFMERQGAAPLGLGLSSCRFMSSSNTPPEWSDKVDGIDFVAPEVVPDQIVEAVTTSQAVPVVNEVAIAAADSAFPVAALQHLIDGVHSFTGLNWWASIALTTVLIRGVTIPILLNQLKATYKLNLLRPQLEELRQEMGTKGTDPEAMAEGQRRMQLLFKQHGVTPFTPLKGLIIQGPIFISFFFAIRNMAEKVPSFKTGGTLWFTDLTTADTTYILPLLTAITFIIMVESNMQEGMEGNPVAGTMKKFSRIIAFLSIPILMGIEKALFCYWLTSNLFTLGYGLALRRPDVRKLLNLPDAVTSSSSGQPKPPSPIPFSFEQPKDQSVLGHDDPPMSSSEDPSMSSSESSSSVPERRISKSSVLNQRIRTLERQLKDQKKKK, from the exons ATGGCTTGCTTGCGTGGTATCTCGAGGAGAGTTAATCTCTTACAGAGACGAGTTTACCCAACGTGTGGTCATCTCATCAGTGATGATAGAGATGAAACTAAACCAAGTTCTGATACAATGATTCGTAAAGTCTTTGCCTTTAATGGGGGAAACAAGCTTACCTCTATGTTTATGGAGAGGCAAGGTGCTGCTCCCTTGGGTCTTGGATTGTCTTCTTGTCGGTTTATGAGCTCTTCTAATACACCACCGGAATGGTCTGATAAAGTTGATGGTATCGACTTTGTTGCACCTGAAGTTGTTCCTGATCAGATTGTTGAAGCTGTGACGACAAGCCAAGCTGTTCCTGTTGTAAACGAGGTTGCTATTGCAGCTGCGGATTCTGCTTTCCCTGTTGCTGCTTTGCAGCATTTGATTGATGGTGTTCATTCCTTTACTGGCTTGAACTG GTGGGCTTCGATAGCTTTGACTACTGTGCTCATTCGTGGAGTTACAATTCCCATTCTTCTGAATCAACTCAAGGCTACTTACAAACTCAAT CTTCTGAGGCCTCAACTTGAGGAGTTAAGACAAGAGATGGGCACTAAG GGTACGGATCCTGAAGCCATGGCAGAAGGCCAAAGACGGATGCAGTTATTGTTTAAACA GCATGGTGTAACTCCGTTTACACCCCTCAAAGGACTTATTATTCAAGGTCCCATCTTCATCAGCTTTTTCTTCGCT ATCAGGAACATGGCCGAGAAAGTACCGTCATTTAAAACCGGTGGAACTCTTTGGTTTACTGATCTCACCACTGCAGATACTACATATATCTTGCCACTTCTCACCGCCATCACTTTCATAATTATGGTGGAG TCCAACATGCAAGAAGGTATGGAAGGGAATCCAGTAGCTGGAACTATGAAGAAATTCTCAAGAATCATTGCCTTTCTCTCTATTCCAATTCTGATGGGCATTGAGAAG GCATTGTTCTGTTACTGGCTCACTTCCAACCTGTTTACTCTTGGGTATGGATTAG CACTAAGACGTCCTGATGTGAGGAAGCTCTTGAATCTCCCGGATGCTGTCACATCTTCTTCTAGCGGGCAGCCAAAGCCGCCTTCGCCTATTCCATTTTCCTTTGAGCAGCCAAAAGACCAAAGTGTTCTTGGTCATGATGATCCTCCTATGTCCTCCTCCGAAGATCCTTCTATGTCTTCCTCTGAGTCATCTTCGAGTGTTCCAGAGAGAAGAATCTCAAAGAGTTCAGTGCTGAATCAGAGAATCAGAACTCTGGAGAGACAACTCAAGgaccaaaagaagaagaagtga
- the LOC103858219 gene encoding phosphatidylinositol 4-kinase gamma 4 encodes MSSADVTLSPVRNEPSMMPLVHANSCADSLPDETILIYLTLPGTLIPMRVLESDSIESVKLRIQSYRGFVVRNQKLVFGGRELARSNSNMRDYGVSDGNVLHLVVKVSDLQVLDVKTTCGKHCRFHVERGRNIGYVKKQISKQKGGDFVDSEVLYEGEKLEDQSLVNDICRNSDAVLHLLVRRSAKVRAKPVEKNFELSIVAPPRVDDVKRVIEADDGIVQPRKQLLNDFSLEPVIVNPKAELPEVVKDMVSSASDGLRSGNPPVRSREGTGGAYFMQGSSGNKYVGVFKPLDEEPTAENNPHGLPLSPNGEGLKKGTKVGEGALREVAAYILDHPKSGRRYMCGEEMGFAGVPPTTMIECLHPGFNHPNGIKTKIGSLQMFTENDGSCEDMGPASFPVEEVHKISVLDIRLANADRHGGNILMRKDENGKIVLIPIDHGYSLPESFEDCTFEWLYWSQARKPYSSETLDYIRSLDAEEDISLLKFHGWKMPLETARTLRISTMLLKKGAERGLTAFEIGNMMCRETLTKKSLVEEMVEEAEEAVLPETSEATFMEALSDVMDYHLDEVVHV; translated from the exons ATGTCATCAGCTGATGTTACGTTAAGCCCGGTTCGTAACGAGCCATCGATGATGCCTCTCGTCCATGCCAATTCCTGTGCTGATTCCCTCCCTGACGAGACCATTTTGATCTACCTGACACTCCCCGGAACTCTTATACCAATGCGAGTGCTCGAATCCGATTCCATCGAGTCCGTTAAGCTCCGGATCCAGTCTTACCGTGGGTTTGTAGTGAGGAACCAGAAGCTCGTTTTCGGTGGGCGAGAGCTAGCGAGGAGTAACTCCAACATGCGTGACTACGGTGTGAGTGATGGCAACGTTCTTCATTTGGTTGTCAAGGTCTCTGATCTCCAGGTTCTTGATGTGAAGACCACTTGTGGGAAGCACTGCAGGTTTCACGTTGAGAGAGGGAGGAACATTGGGTATGTGAAGAAGCAGATTTCAAAGCAGAAAGGTGGGGACTTTGTTGATTCCGAGGTGCTTTATGAAGGTGAGAAGCTTGAGGACCAGAGTCTTGTTAACGACATTTGTAGGAACAGTGACGCTGTTTTGCATTTGCTTGTGAGGAGATCTGCTAAAGTTAGGGCTAAGCCTGTGGAGAAGAACTTTGAGTTGTCTATTGTTGCTCCTCCGCGAGTTGATGATGTCAAGAGAGTTATTGAAGCTGATGATGGTATTGTGCAGCCAAGGAAGCAGCTTTTGAATGACTTCTCTTTGGAGCCGGTTATAGTTAATCCCAAGGCGGAGTTGCCTGAAGTGGTTAAAGATATGGTTAGCTCTGCTTCTGATGGACTGAGAAGTGGGAATCCTCCTGTGAGGTCAAGAGAGGGGACGGGAGGTGCTTATTTCATGCAGGGGTCTTCCGGGAACAAATATGTTGGTGTGTTTAAGCCTCTCGATGAGGAACCAACGGCTGAGAACAATCCACACGGACTGCCACTTTCGCCAAATGGAGAAGGTTTGAAGAAAGGAACAAAGGTTGGAGAAGGTGCGTTGAGGGAAGTTGCTGCTTACATATTGGATCATCCCAAGAGTGGACGCCGATATATGTGTGGTGAAGAGATGGGTTTTGCCGGTGTGCCTCCCACGACTATGATTGAATGTCTGCATCCTGGTTTTAACCATCCCAATGGAATCAAAACCAAGATCGGATCACTTCAGATGTTTACCGAGAATGATGGCAGCTGTGAGGATATGGGTCCAGCTTCATTTCCAGTAGAGGAAGTTCACAAGATATCTGTTCTGGATATTAGACTGGCCAATGCAGATAGGCATGGTGGTAACATTTTAATGAGaaaggacgagaacggaaagaTTGTTCTGATTCCAATTGATCATGGATACAGCTTGCCTGAAAGC TTTGAGGATTGCACGTTCGAGTGGCTTTACTGGTCACAAGCTCGGAAACCATACTCTTCCGAGACACTGGACTACATAAGATCACTGGACGCAGAGGAAGATATCAGCCTCCTCAAGTTCCATGGATGGAAGATGCCATTGGAAACCGCTAGAACACTCAGAATCTCAACGATGCTACTGAAGAAAGGAGCAGAAAGAGGGTTGACAGCGTTTGAGATTGGGAACATGATGTGCAGAGAAACTCTGACCAAGAAATCTCTAGTGGAGGAAATGGTAGAGGAAGCTGAAGAAGCGGTGCTTCCCGAGACGAGCGAGGCTACATTCATGGAAGCCTTGTCTGATGTGATGGATTATCATCTTGATGAGGTGGTTCATGTGTGA
- the LOC103858221 gene encoding succinate dehydrogenase subunit 4, mitochondrial codes for MSLRRSILGLHRQTHNLSLSKASPFSMSNISSPSAAVRNPIGREISSIPFSLTQKLNPDSGNRSLGQSDFPKFARLPSSRGYSNASLVRKIPVLFHINAGMEEVLADYVHQEMTRNLMVISLGVFQIIVIKDVIVFLFF; via the coding sequence ATGTCTCTCCGCCGCTCTATCCTCGGTCTCCACCGCCAAACCCACAACCTCTCCCTCTCAAAGGCGTCACCTTTCTCGATGAGTAACATCTCCTCCCCCTCCGCCGCCGTGAGAAACCCAATCGGAAGAGAAATATCTTCGATCCCATTTTCCCTAACCCAGAAACTGAACCCGGACTCCGGGAATCGTTCTCTTGGGCAGTCTGATTTCCCCAAATTCGCTCGCCTCCCGTCGTCTCGAGGGTACAGCAACGCATCTCTCGTACGGAAGATCCCTGTTCTGTTTCACATAAATGCAGGGATGGAAGAAGTTTTGGCGGATTACGTTCACCAGGAGATGACCAGGAATCTGATGGTGATCTCTCTGGGCGTGTTCCAGATCATCGTTATCAAAGATGTCATCGTGTTTCTTTTCTTCTGA
- the LOC103860069 gene encoding E3 ubiquitin-protein ligase SINA-like 7 has product MECNSSDSNVSRQKRKRTEDDKTRSAMLDFGVLDCPICIEPLSIPIFQCDNGHLACSSCCPKLKNKCPSCALPVGHSRCRAMETLLKSVFLPCQNAKYGCTESVAFGKEPTHEKDCTFAEYCCCPVQYCNYAGSYIDLYLHYVSSNHMTVSEQIRDELCIGISCGIKMNISDKILIQRATFVQRATVERLLFAVQCFKEPFGVYVTVSCIAPSIQEVGPFSYRLIYTVDGQTIIYKLSEMKKIREVSLQTPQDNYMLIPHSLLCGESLEMRLCIKMLNIEHHS; this is encoded by the exons ATGGAGTGTAACTCAAGCGATTCAAATGTTTCGAGGCAAAAGAGGAAACGAACAGAGGACGACAAAACACGCTCTGCGATGCTTGATTTTGGTGTTCTTGATTGCCCTATTTGCATTGAGCCACTCAGTATTCCTATATTCCAG TGTGATAATGGACATTTGGCTTGCTCCTCCTGCTGTcccaaattgaaaaataagtgcCCTTCATGTGCTCTTCCTGTTGGCCACAGTCGCTGCAGAGCAATGGAGACTCTTCTTAAATCCGTTTTCCTCCCATGCCAAAATGCCAAATATGGATGCACCGAAAGTGTAGCTTTCGGGAAAGAACCAACACATGAAAAGGACTGCACTTTCGCTGAGTATTGTTGTTGCCCTGTACAATACTGCAATTACGCTGGCTCATACATTGATCTCTACCTTCACTACGTGTCTTCTAATCACATGACAGTTTCAGAACAAATACGTGATGAGTTATGTATTGGCATTTCATGTGGTATCAAGATGAACATCAGTGATAAGATATTAATTCAAAGGGCAACTTTTGTTCAAAGGGCAACTGTGGAGAGACTATTGTTTGCAGTGCAATGTTTCAAGGAGCCGTTTGGGGTGTACGTTACTGTAAGTTGCATTGCACCATCTATTCAAGAAGTTGGACCGTTCTCATATCGTCTCATCTACACTGTGGATGGACAAACTATCATTTACAAATTATCAGAGATGAAGAAGATTCGGGAAGTGAGCTTACAAACCCCTCAAGATAACTATATGTTGATTCCTCACAGTTTATTGTGTGGTGAATCGTTGGAAATGAGGCTTTGCATCAAGATGTTGAACATAGAGCACCACAGTTAA
- the WRKY46 gene encoding probable WRKY transcription factor 46 isoform X1, with amino-acid sequence MAMEEKLVINELEQGRELAKRLISNLKHTSSVESSKIMISEILRIYQNAILMLSFKEDDKNILKRSREIEEKDSKTLSKKRKLSDKKTEEVRVFVGTGSIDDGYCWRKYGQKEIHGSSNPRGYFRCTHRFTQKCPAQKQVQRSDKDPSIFEVKYVGNHTCNNNSTSPKTTATSFSMFGEGNRVGLTEQTEDINKPTKTEEVVISLEDLEYKKDIFKTYSFSNDEIENVGGWKSNIFQENLSPATTSGSGMTSEIATAVEDWGTVDSYFSSLDNIIDLGQDLWS; translated from the exons ATGGCTATGGAAGAGAAACTCGTGATCAACGAATTGGAACAAGGGAGAGAGCTTGCCAAACGATTGATAAGCAATCTCAAACACACTTCTTCTGTTGAATCTAGCAAGATCATGATCTCTGAAATCCTCCGCATTTACCAGAATGCAATTCTCATGTTGAGCTTCAAGGAAGACGACAAGAACATCCTTAAGAGAAGCCGCGAGATCGAAGAGAAGGATTCTAAAACCTTGTCTAAGAAGAG AAAATTATCGGACAAGAAGACAGAGGAAGTTAGGGTTTTTGTCGGAACAGGTTCGATTGATGATGGTTATTGCTGGAGAAAATACGGGCAAAAAGAGATTCATGGATCCTCAAACCCTAG AGGATACTTCAGATGCACGCATCGATTCACGCAGAAGTGTCCAGCACAAAAGCAAGTCCAGAGATCCGACAAAGATCCTTCGATTTTTGAAGTGAAGTATGTCGGGAACCACACTTGTAACAACAACAGTACTTCCCCAAAGACGACAGCCACGAGCTTTTCGATGTTTGGAGAAGGAAACAGAGTTGGTTTGACAGAGCAAACCGAAGACATTAATAAACCGACGAAAACCGAGGAAGTGGTGATAAGTCTTGAAGATCTTGAGTACAAGAAGGACATTTTCAAGACGTATTCTTTCTCCAACGATGAGATTGAGAACGTTGGTGGATGGAAAAGCAACATTTTCCAGGAAAATCTGTCTCCTGCAACGACATCAGGGTCTGGGATGACCAGCGAGATTGCTACAGCTGTTGAAGATTGGGGAACTGTAGATTCGTATTTCTCTTCGTTGGACAATATTATCGATTTGGGACAGGACTTGTGGTCGTGA
- the LOC103858216 gene encoding transcription factor CPC isoform X1: MNEAVEANTQTTVKMDRRRRRQSKAKASCSEEVSSIEWEAVKMTEEEEDLISRMYKLVGDRWELIAGRIPGRTPEEIERYWLMKHGVVFANRPRDFVRR; encoded by the exons ATGAACGAGGCCGTTGAAGCCAACACACAGACA ACGGTAAAAATGGATAGACGACGTCGTAGACAGAGCAAGGCCAAAGCGTCGTGTTCCGAAG AAGTGAGTAGCATAGAATGGGAAGCTGTGAAGATgacggaggaagaagaagatctcaTTTCTCGGATGTATAAACTCGTCGGAGACAG GTGGGAATTGATAGCCGGAAGGATTCCAGGACGGACGCCGGAGGAGATAGAAAGATATTGGCTTATGAAACACGGTGTCGTTTTTGCCAACCGACCAAGAGATTTTGTTAGGAGATGA